The proteins below are encoded in one region of Balaenoptera acutorostrata chromosome 11, mBalAcu1.1, whole genome shotgun sequence:
- the HDAC10 gene encoding polyamine deacetylase HDAC10 isoform X4, which produces MGTALVYHEDMTAARLLWDDPECEIECPERLTTALERLQQRGLEQRCLRLAAREASEAELGLVHSPEYVALLQGTQALGTGELQTLSGQYDAVYFHPSTFHCARLAAGAALQLVDAVLAGAVRNGLALVRPPGHHSQRAAANGFCVFNNVAIAAKHAQRQHGLHRILIVDWDVHHGQGIQYIFEDDPSVLYFSWHRYEHGRFWPYLRESDADAVGQGPGLGFTVNLPWNQVGMGNADYVAAFLHVLLPVAFEFNPELVLVSAGFDSAIGDPEGQMQATPECFAHLTQLLQMLAGGRVCAVLEGGYHLESLSQSVCMMVQALLGDPAPPLSGPMVPHASALESIQSVQVAQAPHWMSLQQQGVAPVLSPCPRSPEGRPSPLLLPGGPEFKAAATQDVAALSSLLDQLRLNPTPPVRTAVALTAPDAALALPSDVLCEEGSAPQEETQAWARPHEALAQDRALTALGKVLYLLDRILDGQVSSGIAVTPASAAAATLDVAIRCGLSHGAQRLLCLAVGQLDRPPDLTDDGYDSQVMCVSGSASRTNLWLNIGGKEAAALSMFHVSVPLPGTTGGFLSCVLALVLPLAYSFQPDLVLVALGPAHGLRDPQAALLAALLRGPAGGRVLVLVDEESTPQLAVVLARVLHGEAAPSLGPFSMASPEEVQALMQLRGQLEPRWKMLQVASEAGGPGSG; this is translated from the exons ATGGGGACCGCACTTGTGTACCACGAGGACATGACAGCTGCCCGGCTGCTCTGGGATGA CCCCGAGTGCGAGATCGAGTGCCCGGAGCGCCTGACCACAGCCCTGGAGCGCCTGCAGCAGCGTGGCCTGGAGCAAAGGTGTCTGCGGCTGGCAGCCCGGGAGGCCTCGGAGGCGGAACTGGGCCTGGTGCACAG CCCGGAGTATGTGGCCCTGTTGCAGGGGACCCAGGCCTTGGGCACCGGGGAGCTCCAGACCCTGTCTGGACAGTACGATGCCGTCTACTTCCACCCG AGTACCTTCCACTGTGCCCGGCTGGCCGCGGGGGCGGCGCTGCAGCTGGTGGATGCAGTGCTGGCGGGAGCTGTGCGCAACGGGCTCGCCCTGGTGAG gcctcctgggcaCCATAGCCAGAGGGCTGCCGCCAATGGATTCTGCGTGTTCAACAACGTGGCCATAGCAGCCAAACATGCCCAGCGGCAGCACGGGCTGCACAG GATCCTCATCGTTGACTGGGATGTCCACCATGGCCAGGGCATCCAGTATATCTTTGAGGATGACCCCAG TGTCCTTTATTTCTCCTGGCACCGCTATGAGCACGGGCGCTTCTGGCCCTATCTCCGAGAGTCAGATGCAGACGCTGTTGGGCAGGGCCCGGGCCTTGGCTTCACTGTCAACCTGCCCTGGAACCAG GTCGGGATGGGAAATGCTGACTACGTGGCCGCCTTCCTGCATGTGCTGCTGCCCGTGGCCTTTGAG TTCAACCCTGAGCTGGTCCTAGTCTCCGCGGGATTTGACTCGGCCATCGGGGATCCCGAG GGGCAGATGCAGGCCACGCCAGAGTGCTTTGCCCACCTCACGCAGCTGCTGCAGATGTTGGCTGGTGGCCGGGTCTGCGCTGTGCTGGAG GGTGGCTACCACCTGGAGTCACTCTCGCAGTCCGTGTGCATGATGGTGCAAGCGCTGCTGGGcgaccctgccccacccctgtcGGGGCCCATGGTGCCGCATGCCAG CGCCCTGGAGTCCATCCAGAGTGTCCAGGTAGCCCAGGCCCCTCACTGGATGAGCCTCCAGCAGCAAG GTGTGGCCCCTGTACTGAGTCCCTGCCCCCGCTCCCCAGAGGGGAGGCCCTCGCCTCTGCTGCTGCCTGGGGGGCCCGAATTCAAGGCAGCAGCGACCCAGGACGTGGCTGCCCTGAGCTCCCTCCTGGACCAGCTGCGCCTCAATCCCACGCCCCCTGTACGCACAGCTGTTGCCTTGACTGCGCCAGAtgctgccctggccctgccctctgATGTCCTCTGTGAGGAGGGGTCAGCCCCACAGGAGGAGACGCAGGCCTGGGCCAG GCCACATGAGGCCCTGGCCCAGGACAGGGCCCTCACTGCACTCGGGAAGGTCTTGTACCTCTTGGACAGGATCCTGGATGGGCAG GTGAGCAGTGGCATTGCAGTCACCCCAGCCTCTGCTGCAGCTGCCACCCTGGATGTGGCCATTCGGTGTGGCCTGTCCCACGGAGCCCAGAG GCTGCTTTGTCTGGCTGTGGGACAGCTGGATCGGCCCCCAGACCTCACGGATGATGGGTATGACTCTCAGGTCATGTGTGTGTCCGGTTCTGCAAGTAG GACGAATCTATGGCTGAATATTGGGGGCAAGGAGGCAGCTGCCCTGTCCATGTTCCACGTCTCTGTGCCACTGCCAGGG ACGACTGGAGGGTTTCTGAGCTGTGTCCTGGCCCTGGTGCTGCCCCTGGCCTACAGCTTCCAGCCTGACCTGGTGCTGGTGGCGCTGGGGCCCGCCCATGGCCTGCGGGACCCCCAAGCTGCACTCCTGGCTGCGCTGCTTCGGGGCCCAGCAGGGGGCCGAGTCTTGGTCCTTGTGGATGAG GAATCCACACCCCAGCTCGCGGTGGTCCTGGCCAGGGTGTTGCACGGAGAGGCAGCCCCTAGCCTGGGTCCCTTCTCCATGGCCTCCCCAGAGGAAGTGCAGGCCCTGATGCAGCTGAGAGGGCAGCTGGAGCCACGGTGGAAGATGCTGCAGGTGGCCAGTGAGGCTGGGGGGCCAGGCTCAGGCTGA